One Triticum dicoccoides isolate Atlit2015 ecotype Zavitan chromosome 4B, WEW_v2.0, whole genome shotgun sequence genomic window carries:
- the LOC119294284 gene encoding uncharacterized protein LOC119294284 isoform X1 codes for MELEAPSPARYLLGAAIMMAGVVLPLAYMIFRSKRSSSSSAASVSSIASAAPSSSFSKQTNKGLF; via the exons ATGGAGCTGGAGGCGCCGTCGCCGGCGAGGTACCTGCTGGGCGCGGCGATCATGATGGCCGGCGTCGTGCTCCCGCTCGCCTACATGATCTTCCGCAGcaagcgctcctcctcctcctccgccgcctccgtctcctccatcgcctccgccgccccctcctcctccttctccaagcAGAC GAACAAGGGCCTCTTCTGA
- the LOC119294284 gene encoding uncharacterized protein LOC119294284 isoform X2 codes for MELEAPSPARYLLGAAIMMAGVVLPLAYMIFRSKRSSSSSAASVSSIASAAPSSSFSKQT; via the coding sequence ATGGAGCTGGAGGCGCCGTCGCCGGCGAGGTACCTGCTGGGCGCGGCGATCATGATGGCCGGCGTCGTGCTCCCGCTCGCCTACATGATCTTCCGCAGcaagcgctcctcctcctcctccgccgcctccgtctcctccatcgcctccgccgccccctcctcctccttctccaagcAGACGTAG
- the LOC119292232 gene encoding coatomer subunit alpha-3-like: MLTKFETKSNRVKGLAFHPRRPWILASLHSGVVQMWDYRMGTLLDRFDEHDGPVRGVHFHKTQPLFVSGGDDYKIKVWNYKTHRCLFTLHGHLDYIRTVQFHDEHPWIVSASDDQTIRVWNWQSRTCVAVLTGHNHYVMCASFHPKEDLVVSASLDQTVRVWDIGALRKKSSSPADDIMRLTQMNTDLFGGIDAVVKYVLEGHDRGVNWASFHPTLPLIVSGADDRQVKLWRMNDTKAWEVDTLRGHMNNVSCVLFHAKQDIIVSNSEDKSIRVWDATKRTGIQTFRREHDRFWVLAAHPEMNLLAAGHDSGMIVFKLERERPAFAVSGDTVFYVKDRFLRFYEYSTQKEVQVAPIRRPGSVSLNQSPRTLSYSPTENAVLICSDVDGGSYELFIVPKDSAGRADYLQDAKKGSGGSAVFIARNRFAVLEKSSNQVLVKSLKNEIVKKSPLPIGTDVIYYAGTGNVLCRAEDRVAIFDLQQRLVLGELQASAVKYVIWSNDMESVALLSKHAVVIANKKLVHRCTLHETIRVKSGAWDENGVFIYSTLNHIKYCLPNGDSGIIKTLDVPIYITKVAGNTIAFLDRDGKNKIITVDASEYIFKLALLRKRYDHVMSMIKNSQLCGQAVISYLQQKGFPEVALHFVKDEKTRFNLALESGNIQIAVASAKELDDKDHWYRLGIEALRQGNVGIVEYAYQRTKNFDRLAFLYLLTGYLDKVGFMSKIAGQNNNLMGQFHNALYLGDAKKRVEILENAGQLPLAYVTAATHGLPEIAERLAGELGEDVPSLPEGKTRSLLIPPAPLTACGDWPLLRVMRGIFEGGLDATGRAEQEEDYDDAGGDWGDEDLEIVDASNVIENGDAGHADESETNEEDGEEEGGWDLEDLELPPEADTPKASGPARSALFVAPTPGMPVSQIWTQKSSLAGEHAAAGNFDTAMRLLSRQLGIKNFAPLKALFLDAHMGSHTFLRAFASAPVIPIAVEKGWSESASPNVRGPPALVFSFAQMDDKLKAAYKATTEGKFPEALRQFLNILYTIPLLVVDSRREVDEVKELIEIVREYVLGLRMEVKRKELKSDATRQQELAAYFTNCKLQKVHMRLVLTSAMGLCFKGGNYATAANFARMLLDNGPNEAQAKKARQVLQACGDRKDAHQLNYDFRNPFVVCGATFVPIYRGQKDVSCPYCASRFVPSVEGQLCSICELSVVGADASGLLCSPTQSR; this comes from the exons atgCTGACCAAGTTCGAGACCAAGAGCAACCGCGTCAAGGGGCTGGCCTTCCACCCGCGGCGGCCATGGATCCTCGCCAGCCTCCACAGCGGGGTCGTCCAGATGTGGGACTACCGCATGGGCACCCTCCTCGACCGCTTCGACGAGCACGACGGCCCCGTCCGCGGCGTCCACTTCCACAAGACACAGCCGCTCTTCGTATCCGGAG gtGACGATTACAAGATCAAGGTGTGGAACTACAAGACGCACCGCTGCCTCTTCACGCTCCACGGCCACCTTGACTACATCCGCACGGTCCAGTTCCACGACGAGCATCCATGGATCGTCAGTGCCAGCGATGACCAGACAATCCGTGTCTGGAACTGGCAGTCGCGCACCTGCGTGGCCGTGCTGACGGGGCACAATCACTATGTCATGTGTGCCTCCTTCCATCCCAAGGAGGACCTGGTCGTGTCAGCGTCTCTGGACCAGACCGTCCGGGTGTGGGATATTGGCGCGCTCAGGAAGAAGTCGTCATCCCCAGCCGACGACATCATGCGTCTCACTCAGATGAACACTGATCTGTTTGGAGGCATTGATGCTGTGGTCAAGTATGTCTTGGAGGGTCACGACCGTGGGGTCAACTGGGCATCGTTTCACCCCACGCTGCCACTTATTGTTTCTGGGGCAGATGACCGGCAAGTGAAACTCTGGAGAATGAATG ATACAAAGGCATGGGAGGTTGATACTCTTAGAGGTCACATGAACAATGTCTCCTGTGTATTGTTCCATGCGAAGCAGGACATCATTGTATCCAACTCAGAAGACAAGAGCATCCGTGTCTGGGATGCCACAAAGAGAACTGGTATCCAGACATTCAGGCGGGAGCATGACCGCTTCTGGGTCCTTGCTGCTCACCCTGAAATGAATCTTCTTGCAGCTGGTCATGACAGTGGCATGATTGTGTTTAAGTTGGAGAGAGAGCGCCCAGCTTTCGCCGTTAGTGGTGATACAGTGTTCTATGTGAAGGACCGCTTCCTCCGTTTCTATGAGTACTCAACACAGAAAGAGGTCCAGGTGGCTCCGATAAGAAGGCCTGGGTCAGTCAGCTTGAATCAGTCACCAAGGACATTATCATATAGCCCAACTGAGAATGCTGTCTTGATCTGCTCTGATGTGGATGGGGGCTCATACGAGCTTTTCATTGTTCCCAAAGATTCTGCTGGCAGGGCTGATTATTTGCAGGATGCAAAGAAGGGATCTGGTGGTTCTGCAGTTTTCATAGCCCGGAACAGGTTTGCAGTCCTAGAGAAGAGCAGCAACCAGGTTTTGGTGAAGAGTCTTAAGAATGAGATTGTGAAGAAAAGCCCTCTTCCTATTGGAACTGATGTTATTTACTATGCTGGAACTGGTAATGTATTGTGCAGAGCTGAAGACAGGGTGGCCATCTTTGATCTGCAGCAGCGGCTTGTTCTTGGTGAACTCCAGGCATCTGCTGTTAAGTATGTGATCTGGTCGAATGATATGGAGTCTGTTGCACTACTCAGCAAACATGCTGTAGTCATTGCAAACAAGAAGCTTGTCCATCGCTGCACACTTCACGAAACAATACGTGTGAAGAGTGGTGCCTGGGATGAAAATGGTGTGTTCATATATTCCACTCTGAACCATATCAAGTACTGCCTTCCTAATGGGGACAGTGGCATTATCAAAACACTTGATGTTCCTATTTACATAACCAAGGTTGCGGGGAACACCATTGCCTTTCTGGACCGTGATGGAAAGAACAAGATTATTACAGTTGATGCTTCTGAATACATTTTCAAGCTGGCCCTTCTACGGAAGCGCTACGATCATGTTATGAGTATGATTAAGAACTCACAGCTGTGCGGGCAGGCAGTCATTTCTTATTTGCAACAGAAAGGATTTCCAGAAGTTGCTCTCCACTTTGTGAAAGATGAGAAGACCAGATTTAACCTGGCTCTTGAAAGCGGGAACATCCAAATTGCTGTTGCCTCCGCAAAAGAGCTTGATGACAAGGATCACTGGTACAGGTTGGGAATTGAGGCTCTGAGGCAGGGAAATGTtggtattgttgaatatgcataccAGCGGACAAAGAATTTTGACAGGCTTGCTTTTCTTTATCTGCTAACTGGTTACTTGGACAAGGTGGGCTTCATGTCTAAGATAGCTGGGCAGAATAACAATTTGATGGGCCAGTTCCACAATGCATTGTATCTTGGAGATGCCAAGAAAAGAGTTGAGATCTTGGAGAATGCAGGACAGCTACCTCTAGCATATGTGACTGCTGCCACTCATGGGCTCCCTGAAATTGCCGAGAGGCTTGCTGGTGAGTTAGGAGAAGATGTGCCTTCTCTACCTGAAGGGAAAACTAGATCACTTTTAATCCCTCCAGCACCTCTCACAGCTTGTGGTGATTGGCCATTGTTGAGGGTGATGCGTGGTATTTTTGAGGGTGGACTAGATGCTACTGGGAGGGCAGAGCAGGAGGAAGATTATGATGATGCTGGTGGTGATTGGGGTGATGAAGACCTGGAAATTGTTGATGCCAGTAATGTGATAGAAAATGGAGATGCTGGCCATGCCGATGAAAGTGAAACAAATGAAGAGGATGGGGAAGAGGAAGGTGGCTGGGACCTTGAAGATCTGGAATTGCCGCCGGAGGCAGATACACCAAAAGCTAGTGGTCCGGCCCGCTCTGCTCTGTTCGTGGCTCCCACACCAGGCATGCCTGTCAGTCAAATTTGGACTCAGAAGTCATCTCTTGCTGGGGAGCATGCTGCAGCTGGGAATTTTGACACAGCAATGCGTCTGCTTAGCCGCCAGTTGGGCATCAAGAACTTTGCTCCTTTGAAGGCCTTGTTTCTTGATGCGCATATGGGCAGTCATACCTTTCTGCGTGCGTTTGCAAGTGCTCCAGTGATACCTATTGCTGTTGAGAAAGGCTGGAGTGAATCTGCCAGTCCCAATGTGAGGGGCCCACCTGCACTTGTGTTCAGCTTTGCGCAAATGGACGACAAGCTGAAGGCTGCCTACAAAGCCACAACCGAGGGCAAGTTCCCAGAGGCACTGAGGCAGTTCCTCAACATCCTATACACCATCCCGCTCCTCGTCGTGGACTCGCGGAGAGAGGTCGATGAGGTGAAGGAGCTTATCGAGATCGTGAGGGAGTACGTCCTTGGTCTCAGGATGGAAGTCAAGAGGAAGGAGCTGAAAAGCGACGCCACCCGGCAGCAGGAGCTGGCGGCATACTTCACCAACTGCAAGCTGCAGAAGGTCCACATGCGCCTCGTCCTCACCAGCGCCATGGGCCTCTGCTTCAAGGGCGGGAACTACGCCACGGCGGCAAACTTTGCCCGCATGCTCCTGGACAACGGCCCGAACGAGGCCCAGGCGAAGAAGGCCCGGCAGGTCCTGCAGGCCTGCGGCGACAGGAAGGACGCCCACCAGCTCAACTACGACTTCAGAAACCCGTTTGTCGTCTGCGGGGCCACCTTCGTCCCGATCTACCGCGGGCAGAAGGACGTGTCCTGCCCCTACTGCGCGTCCCGGTTCGTGCCCTCGGTTGAGGGTCAGCTGTGCAGCATATGCGAGCTCTCGGTGGTCGGGGCGGACGCCTCGGGCCTCCTCTGCTCCCCTACACAATCGAGATAA
- the LOC119292234 gene encoding formyltetrahydrofolate deformylase 1, mitochondrial-like has protein sequence MLSLARRPLSAAVPAGNLLGIHLFQCPDAVGIVAKLSECIASRGGNIHSVDVFVPDDAPVFYARSEFTYNPRLWPRDVLRADFLRLSDCFSAQKSTVRVPDIDPKYKIAVLASKQDHCLFDLLHRWQEGRLPVDIHCVISNHDRPVDNHVMRFLQRHEIPYHYLPTTSGNKREQEILELIEDTDFVVLARYMQVMSESFLKAYGKDIINIHHGLLPSFKGGSPSRQAFNAGVKLIGATSHFVTPELDAGPIIEQMVERVSHRDTLHSFVVKSENLEKQCLAEAIKSYCELRVLPYEVMKTVVF, from the exons ATGCTCTCCCTCGCCCGCCGCCCGCTCTCCGCCGCCGTCCCCGCCGGCAACCTCCTCGGCATCCACCTCTTCCAGTGCCCC GACGCGGTGGGCATCGTGGCCAAGCTGTCCGAGTGCATCGCCTCCCGCGGCGGCAACATCCACAGCGTCGACGTCTTCGTCCCCGACGACGCCCCCGTCTTCTACGCCCGCAG TGAATTCACCTACAACCCGAGGCTATGGCCGCGCGACGTGCTTCGCGCCGACTTCCTCCGCCTGTCGGACTGCTTCAGCGCGCAAAAATCCACTGTGCGAGTACCTGACATCGACCCCAAGTACAAGATTGCAGTCCTCGCTTCGAAGCAG GACCATTGTCTGTTTGACTTGCTGCATAGATGGCAAGAAGGCAGGCTTCCAGTTGACATTCATTGTGTGATAAG CAACCATGATCGACCTGTAGATAACCATGTGATGCGTTTTCTTCAGAGGCACGAAATCCCCTATCATTACTTACCAACGACTTCTGGGAATAAAAGGGAACAAGAGATATTAGAATTGATTGAAGATACAGATTTTGTTGTGCTGGCAAGATATATGCAG GTAATGTCTGAAAGCTTTCTTAAAGCATATGGGAAAGATATTATTAATATTCACCATGGCCTCCTTCCCTCGTTCAAAGGAGGAAGTCCTTCTAGACAG gccttcaatgctggggtgaagtTGATTGGTGCGACTAGCCATTTTGTTACTCCAGAACTTGATGCTGGGCCAATCATTGAGCAGATG GTTGAACGGGTTTCTCACAGGGACACATTACATAGCTTTGTTGTCAAGTCTGAGAACCTTGAGAAGCAGTGCCTAGCAGAAGCTATCAAGTCATACTGCGAGCTCCGTGTGCTACCATATGAAGTGATGAAGACTGTTGTGTTTTGA
- the LOC119292233 gene encoding VAN3-binding protein-like, whose translation MPMEMDRVCKRRAAMPPALLLALHGVDEQMPPPQTPMEPMEYLSRSWSVSADDISKALLLKGATKRSFFAPADALLPSPSSPIPETMTSSYELLAAPAASGHQLQLQLQRQQHLDATGRSSISCHRHSNSVTRWYFHHKETATHGRKEKARADRAQAHAMVSVAQVSATVAAVTAATSFDNQDSKLAAAMASATELLASHCAEAAQLAGAGHEQVSSAVRSAVGVTDPGDLMTLTAAAATALRGAAALKKRVQREARSNASVIPYEKAPLSWSPDIWCKEGKLLKRTRKGDLHKRRVSIYINKRSQVILKLKSKHMGGALSKNNKSVVYGVYSELPEWTEPGKCLPETCCFGLSTAQGLIEFKCESSSSKQSWVHGVQNLLQQVDVADQVGHRLETLKLNWCS comes from the exons ATGCCCATGGAGATGGACAGAGTTTGCAAGAGACGAGCGGCCATGCCTCCTGCTCTCCTTCTCGCCCTTCACGGCGTGGACGAGCAGATGCCGCCGCCGCAGACCCCCATGGAGCCCATGGAGTACCTGTCCAGGTCCTGGAGCGTCTCCGCCGACGACATATCCAAGGCCCTGCTGCTCAAAGGGGCCACCAAGCGGAGCTTCTTCGCCCCCGCCGACGCTCTTCTTCCGTCTCCGTCATCCCCCATACCGGAGACGATGACCTCCTCCTACGAgctcctcgccgcccccgccgcttcCGGCCAccagctccagctccagctccagcgCCAGCAACAC CTAGATGCGACAGGGAGGAGCTCCATCAGCTGCCACCGCCACTCCAACTCGGTGACCAGGTGGTACTTCCACCACAAGGAGACCGCCACACACGGCAGGAAGGAGAAGGCGCGCGCCGACCGGGCCCAGGCGCACGCCATGGTCTCCGTGGCCCAGGTGTCCGCCACGGTTGCCGCCGTCACAGCAGCCACCAGCTTTGACAACCAGGACTCCAAGCTAGCTGCAGCCATGGCGTCGGCCACCGAGTTGCTGGCCTCGCACTGCGCTGAGGCAGCCCAGCTTGCCGGGGCTGGTCATGAGCAGGTGTCCTCTGCTGTCCGGTCTGCGGTTGGTGTCACGGACCCAGGTGATCTGATGACGCTCACAGCGGCCGCAGCGACTG CTTTGAGAGGAGCTGCGGCGCTGAAGAAGAGGGTCCAGCGCGAGGCGAGAAGCAATGCCAGCGTCATTCCTTACGAGAAGGCCCCTTTGTCCTGGAGTCCTGATATCTGGTGCAAGGAAGGCAAGCTGCTAAAACGCACAAGAAAAG GGGATTTACACAAGAGACGGGTATCAATCTACATCAACAAGAGGTCACAG GTCATATTGAAGCTGAAGAGCAAACACATGGGAGGTGCACTATCAAAAAACAATAAAA GTGTGGTTTATGGGGTATATAGTGAGCTCCCAGAGTGGACTGAGCCAGGGAAATGTTTACCAGAGACATGCTGCTTTGGCTTGAGTACAGCACAGGGCCTGATTGAGTTCAAGTGTGAGAGCAGCAGCAGTAAACAGAGCTGGGTTCATGGCGTGCAAAATCTGCTCCAGCAGGTTGATGTAGCTGACCAAGTAGGGCACAGGCTAGAAACACTAAAACTCAACTGGTGCAGTTAG
- the LOC119293048 gene encoding uncharacterized protein LOC119293048, with the protein MESINNIVMAPSQPRNKTSSAHRSTFLRGEHRFDIVGYRARKELGVRNNARSADFQAGGCTWALICCFDDPNPYARRRGSGDQIQLVCITLQLVSNDGHDVVARASLRIDDPAPSGKKKGGPRRWPPAVWRSDEAKTFLAAAHGRGYDDDPDECTGKSYWELPVPDGFRESLYVRDDRLTIHCTVDVLQEEAGEAATKNCSVSVVPPPSILCDLRKLLDESQSKADKTDTRFATDVTFEVEQTEIRAHRLVLAMRSPVFAAELLGEMKEGAARSRVKVDDMTASTFRAMLHFIYTDELKQRNNNHVDVAMAGDLLVAADRYDLERLRLMCEKILADNMDARSVMTALMLVHGRDSCRRLEAACIEYMTSDPNVYAAVVATDEYKELKETCGVFVSDVLEKIWTRAAQPQKSASMFNSSETFKGTHEFRIPNFSAMQRRFGIDECIRSGTFQIGGHGWIIVLYPSGIRGYGEEEDQEQHIGLFLKMITSPPGADDVWVASTLKMCDPSGQLPPVFCWIDAFYTINKFVGMHKFIDLASTKSCYLGHDGSLTIHCDVSVTKEYPGTNNGTAAAAEAMTTVISVPSSNITSHLEKLLVSEQGSDVTFLVGDTKLRAHRLVVAARAPVLHKAMAAMAEPDTMSHCVRMDDIEAYVFRCVLDFIYTDELPEHLGNTTTMARDMLAAADRFGLERMKAMCENILCENVTAENVVGTLKLADRHHCQGLKDFCMEHISQAHVLGKVVETKGFKDLKSTCPSLLEEIIIKISKLSTLDG; encoded by the exons ATGGAGTCAATCAACAACATCGTCATGGCGCCGTCGCAGCCGCGAAACAAGACCTCGTCGGCGCACCGGTCGACGTTCCTCCGCGGCGAGCACCGCTTCGACATCGTCGGCTACCGCGCGCGCAAGGAGCTCGGCGTCCGCAACAACGCCCGGTCCGCCGACTTCCAGGCCGGCGGCTGCACCTGGGCCCTCATCTGCTGCTTCGACGACCCCAATCCCTACGCGCGGCGTCGCGGCTCCGGGGACCAGATCCAGCTCGTCTGCATCACCCTCCAGCTCGTCTCCAACGACGGCCACGACGTGGTCGCCAGGGCCAGCCTCAGGATCGACGACCCTGCGCCGTCTGGGAAGAAGAAGGGCGGTCCTCGTCGGTGGCCGCCTGCCGTGTGGCGGAGCGACGAGGCCAAAACCTTCCTCGCCGCCGCTCATGGTCGTGGGTACGACGACGACCCCGATGAGTGCACCGGCAAGAGCTACTGGGAGCTGCCCGTCCCCGACGGGTTCCGGGAGTCGCTCTACGTCAGGGACGACCGGCTCACCATCCACTGCACCGTCGACGTCCTGCAAGAGGAGGCCGGCGAGGCCGCAACCAAGAACTGCTCCGTCTCCGTCGTGCCGCCGCCCAGCATCCTCTGTGATCTCCGCAAGCTCCTCGACGAGTCGCAGTCGAAGGCAGACAAGACGGACACGCGCTTTGCGACGGACGTGACGTTCGAGGTGGAGCAGACTGAGATCCGGGCGCACCGGCTCGTGCTCGCCATGCGGTCGCCGGTGTTTGCCGCCGAGCTGCTCGGGGAGATGAAGGAGGGCGCCGCGCGCTCCCGCGTCAAGGTCGACGACATGACCGCCTCCACATTCAGGGCCATGCTGCACTTCATCTATACCGACGAGCTCAAGCAAAGAAACAACAACCATGTGGATGTGGCCATGGCAGGTGATTTACTCGTGGCCGCGGATCGCTACGACTTGGAGAGGCTGAGGCTCATGTGCGAGAAGATACTTGCAGACAACATGGACGCCAGGTCTGTGATGACGGCACTGATGCTGGTGCACGGCCGAGATAGCTGCCGGCGGCTAGAGGCCGCCTGCATTGAGTACATGACGTCCGACCCCAACGTCTACGCCGCCGTGGTGGCAACGGATGAGTACAAGGAGCTCAAGGAAACGTGTGGCGTCTTTGTGTCCGACGTCTTAGAGAAAATATGGACGCGGGCAGCG CAGCCACAAAAGAGCGCGTCCATGTTCAACTCATCGGAGACGTTCAAAGGCACACACGAGTTCAGAATCCCTAACTTCAGTGCCATGCAGCGGAGGTTCGGCATTGACGAATGCATCCGATCTGGCACTTTCCAGATCGGCGGCCATGGCTGGATTATCGTCTTGTACCCGTCGGGAATCCGGGGGTACGGCGAGGAGGAAGACCAAGAGCAGCACATAGGCCTGTTCCTCAAGATGATAACCAGTCCTCCTGGAGCTGATGACGTGTGGGTGGCGTCTACCTTGAAGATGTGTGACCCGAGCGGCCAATTGCCACCGGTCTTCTGTTGGATTGATGCCTTCTACACCATTAATAAGTTCGTGGGAATGCACAAGTTCATTGACCTGGCGTCTACCAAGTCATGCTACCTCGGACACGATGGCTCCCTCACCATACACTGTGACGTCTCGGTCACCAAGGAGTACCCCGGCACCAATAACGGCACCGCCGCCGCTGCTGAAGCTATGACCACGGTGATCTCCGTGCCGTCGTCCAACATCACCTCGCACCTGGAGAAGCTACTGGTGAGCGAGCAGGGCTCTGATGTCACATTCCTGGTCGGAGACACCAAGCTCCGCGCACATAGGCTTGTGGTCGCCGCGCGTGCGCCGGTCCTTCACAAAGCCATGGCGGCGATGGCGGAGCCCGACACCATGAGCCATTGCGTTAGGATGGATGACATAGAGGCCTACGTTTTTAGGTGCGTGCTCGACTTCATCTACACCGACGAGCTGCCCGAGCACTTGGGAAACACCACGACGATGGCCCGGGACATGCTGGCTGCGGCGGACCGGTTCGGTCTGGAGAGGATGAAGGCCATGTGTGAGAACATATTGTGCGAGAACGTCACGGCGGAGAATGTGGTGGGCACACTGAAGCTGGCGGACCGCCACCATTGCCAGGGGCTCAAGGACTTCTGCATGGAGCACATCTCACAGGCGCATGTGCTCGGGAAAGTGGTGGAGACTAAGGGGTTCAAGGATCTAAAAAGCACGTGTCCGTCGCTTCTAGAGGAGATCATCATCAAAATCTCCAAGTTGTCAACGTTGGATGGTTAG